One Nicotiana sylvestris chromosome 12, ASM39365v2, whole genome shotgun sequence genomic window carries:
- the LOC138883761 gene encoding uncharacterized protein — translation MGDSIVVNRVYRLCMVIIGGLETHVDLILLDMVDFDVILGMDWLSPYHAILDCHAKTMTLALLGLPRLEWRGTLGHSTSRVISYMKVRCIVDKGCLAYLVYVRDSSDEVPSMDSLPVVLAFLGHVVSTEGIQVDLNKIDAVKDWPRPTSATEIRSFLGLAGKANVVVDALSRKSASMGSLAYILVGERPLALDVQALANQFVRLDVSKPSRVLACIVTRSSLFERIRDQQYDDSHFLVLWDMVRHGGAKQVTVGDDEVLKIQDQDRLHTAQSKQKCYADRKVRDIAFMVGERVLLQVSPMKGVMRIGKKSKLSPRFIGHFEILNRVGEVAYRLALPPNLSAMHLVFNMSMLRKYHGDPSYVLDFSNVQLDKDLTYEEEPVAILDQQVHQLRSKNSLQFMYSEEVILLR, via the exons atgggtgattctattgtcgTAAATCGTGTCTATCGCTTGTgtatggttattattgggggtcttgagacccatgtAGATCTCATACTTctagatatggttgattttgatgtcatattggggatggattggttgtcaccttatcacgctatattggactgtcacgcaAAGACCATGACCTTAGCTTTgctggggttgcctcgattggagtggagagggactcttggtcattctaccagcagagttatctcatatatgaaggttCGGTGTAtagttgataagggatgtttggcctatttggtgtatgttcgtgattctagtgacgaggttccttctatggattctctgcccgttgttc ttgccttcttgggtcacgttgtatcaacagagggtattcaggtggatctaaATAAGATAGatgcagtcaaggactggcctagacccacatcagctacagagattcggagtttcttgggtttggcag GAAAAGCCAATGTagtggttgatgctttgagtaggaagtcagctagtatgggtagccttgcatatattctggtcggtgagagaccgcttgctttggatgttcaggctttagccaatcagttcgtaaggttggatgtttctaagcctagTCGTGTTTTAGCTTGTATAGTcactcggtcttcattatttgagcgtatcagggatcagcagtatgatgattctcattttcttgtcctttggGATATGGTgcggcacggtggtgccaagcaggttaccgttggagatgatgaagttttgaagatacaagatcaa gataggcttcatacagctcagtccaagcaaaagtgttatgccgaccgtaaggttcgtgatataGCCTTCATGGTCGGGgagcgagtgttgcttcaggtgtcgcccatgaagggtgtgatgagaattgggaaaaagagcaagctaagccctagattcatcgGACATTTTGAGATTCTTAATCGAGTTGGAGAGGTGGcatacagacttgcattgccgccgaatTTATCAGCTATGCACCTAGTGTTTaatatgtccatgcttcggaagtatcacggtgatccatcctatgtgttagacttcagcaatgtccagctggacaaggacttgacctatgaggaggagccggtagctatacTAGACCaacaggttcatcagttgagatcgaagaattccCTTCAGTTCATGTACAGTGAAGAGGTAATCCTGTTGAGGtag